One Thalassotalea sediminis DNA segment encodes these proteins:
- a CDS encoding bifunctional aconitate hydratase 2/2-methylisocitrate dehydratase, with amino-acid sequence MSLYLEYIKEIESRKADLGLAPKPIDSAELLSEIIAQIKDQNHEHREDSLKFFIYNTLPGTTSAAGVKAKFLKEIILGQESVSEITPEFAFELLSHMKGGPSIEVLLDLALSDDPSVSAPAAAVLKSQVFLYEADTSRLQAAYKAGNAVAKDILESYAKAEFFTKLPDIDEKIEVVTYIAGEGDISTDLLSPGHQAHSRADRELHGKCMITPEAQDEIKALQAKHPGAKVMLIAEKGTMGVGSSRMSGVNNVALWAGEQASPYVPFINIAPVVAGTNGIAPIFLTTVDVTGGIGLDLKNWVKKVDADGNTVTDKNGDPILEEAYSVATGTILTIDTKAKKLYKGDEELVDVSSAFTPQKMEFMKAGGSYAVTFGKKLQTLAAETLGIDAPQVYAPSKEISHEGQGLTAVEKIFNRNAVGVASDTPLHAGSNVRVKVNIVGSQDTTGPMTCQELEAMAASTISPLVDGAYQSGCHTASVWDSKAQANIPKLMSFMNNFGLITARDPKGVYHAMTDVIHKVLNDITVDDRAIIIGGDSHTRMSKGVAFGADSGTVAIALATGESAMPIPDSVKVVFKGHMKSHMDFRDVVHATQAQMLKQFGGENVFQGRIIEVHIGTLMADQAFTFTDWTAEMKAKASICISNDETLIKSIELAKSRIQIMINKGMDNEANMLAGLIKLADKRIEEIKSGVQPALSPDDNAKYYAEVTVDLDAISEPMIADPDVNNDDVSKRYTHDVIRPVSYYKNKPVDLGFVGSCMVHKGDMQIIAQMLRNLEKQNGSVEFKAPLVVAPPTYNIVDELKAEGDWEVLEKYSGFVFDDDKPKGEARTKYDNILYLERPGCNLCMGNQEKAEPGDTVIATSTRLFQGRVVADTAEKKGESLLGSTPLVVLSTVLGRFPTMDEYTAAVEGIDLTNFEPPTEEMSTKYIPVKAV; translated from the coding sequence ATGAGTCTTTATTTAGAATATATCAAAGAAATTGAAAGCCGTAAGGCCGATTTAGGGCTGGCACCTAAGCCTATCGATAGTGCAGAATTGTTATCAGAAATCATCGCACAAATTAAAGATCAAAACCATGAGCATCGTGAAGACTCATTAAAGTTCTTCATTTACAACACATTGCCAGGCACAACTAGCGCTGCTGGTGTAAAAGCAAAATTCTTAAAAGAGATTATACTCGGCCAAGAATCGGTTAGCGAAATTACACCGGAATTTGCGTTTGAATTACTTTCTCATATGAAAGGTGGCCCTTCAATTGAAGTATTACTTGATTTGGCATTGAGTGATGATCCATCGGTTTCTGCACCTGCTGCTGCCGTATTAAAAAGCCAAGTATTCCTCTATGAAGCTGACACTTCACGCTTACAAGCTGCCTATAAAGCTGGTAACGCTGTTGCAAAAGACATCCTAGAAAGCTATGCAAAAGCAGAGTTTTTTACAAAACTACCAGATATTGACGAAAAAATTGAAGTAGTAACATATATCGCTGGTGAAGGTGATATATCAACTGATTTACTTTCTCCTGGTCACCAAGCTCACTCACGTGCTGACCGTGAATTACACGGCAAATGTATGATCACACCAGAAGCGCAAGATGAAATTAAAGCGTTACAAGCTAAACATCCTGGTGCAAAAGTTATGCTTATTGCCGAAAAAGGTACAATGGGTGTTGGTTCTTCACGTATGTCAGGTGTTAATAACGTAGCGCTATGGGCAGGCGAGCAAGCATCTCCGTACGTTCCATTCATTAATATTGCACCAGTTGTTGCAGGTACCAACGGTATCGCGCCTATTTTCTTAACAACCGTTGATGTAACAGGCGGTATTGGTCTAGACCTTAAAAACTGGGTGAAGAAAGTAGATGCAGATGGTAATACAGTCACTGACAAAAATGGTGACCCAATACTTGAAGAAGCATACTCAGTGGCAACTGGCACCATACTAACTATCGATACAAAAGCGAAGAAGCTTTATAAAGGAGATGAAGAATTAGTGGATGTATCTTCTGCATTTACACCGCAAAAAATGGAATTCATGAAAGCTGGTGGTTCTTATGCGGTTACATTTGGTAAGAAGCTTCAAACGCTTGCTGCTGAAACATTAGGTATTGATGCACCACAAGTGTACGCACCATCGAAAGAAATTTCACATGAAGGTCAAGGCTTAACAGCCGTAGAAAAAATCTTTAACCGTAATGCGGTTGGTGTAGCATCTGATACACCACTTCACGCTGGTTCTAACGTTCGTGTTAAAGTGAATATTGTTGGTTCTCAAGATACAACAGGGCCAATGACCTGTCAGGAACTAGAAGCAATGGCCGCGTCGACCATTTCACCATTAGTAGACGGTGCATACCAGTCTGGTTGTCACACAGCGTCAGTATGGGATAGTAAGGCACAAGCAAACATTCCTAAGTTAATGAGCTTCATGAATAACTTTGGCCTTATCACCGCGCGTGATCCAAAAGGTGTTTATCATGCGATGACTGATGTTATTCATAAAGTATTGAATGACATCACGGTAGATGATCGTGCAATCATTATTGGTGGTGATTCACATACTCGTATGTCTAAAGGTGTCGCCTTCGGTGCTGATTCAGGTACGGTTGCTATCGCACTTGCTACTGGTGAATCTGCTATGCCAATTCCTGACTCTGTTAAAGTAGTATTTAAAGGTCATATGAAGTCACACATGGACTTCCGTGATGTTGTTCACGCTACGCAAGCGCAAATGCTTAAACAGTTTGGCGGTGAAAACGTATTCCAAGGTCGTATTATTGAAGTACACATTGGCACACTTATGGCTGACCAAGCGTTTACATTTACTGACTGGACAGCAGAAATGAAAGCGAAAGCTTCTATCTGTATCTCAAATGATGAAACGTTGATTAAGTCAATTGAGTTAGCGAAGAGCCGTATCCAAATCATGATAAACAAAGGTATGGATAACGAAGCTAACATGCTAGCAGGCTTGATCAAGCTAGCTGACAAACGTATTGAAGAGATTAAATCTGGTGTTCAACCTGCATTATCACCGGATGACAATGCCAAATACTATGCTGAAGTTACAGTCGATTTAGATGCGATCTCAGAGCCAATGATTGCGGACCCTGATGTAAACAACGACGACGTATCTAAGCGCTACACACATGATGTTATTCGCCCTGTTTCATACTACAAAAACAAACCTGTTGATTTAGGGTTTGTTGGTTCTTGTATGGTGCACAAAGGCGATATGCAAATCATTGCGCAAATGTTACGTAACCTTGAAAAACAAAATGGCTCAGTTGAATTTAAAGCGCCATTAGTTGTTGCGCCACCAACTTACAACATTGTTGATGAACTAAAAGCAGAAGGTGATTGGGAAGTATTAGAAAAATACTCTGGTTTTGTGTTTGACGATGACAAGCCAAAAGGCGAGGCACGTACTAAATATGACAACATCCTTTATCTTGAACGCCCAGGCTGTAACTTATGTATGGGTAACCAAGAAAAAGCTGAACCAGGTGATACTGTAATCGCCACATCAACACGTTTATTCCAAGGCCGTGTAGTAGCAGATACCGCTGAGAAAAAAGGTGAATCATTGCTAGGTTCAACGCCATTGGTAGTACTTTCTACGGTATTAGGTCGTTTCCCAACAATGGACGAGTACACAGCAGCTGTTGAAGGTATAGATTTAACTAACTTCGAACCACCAACAGAAGAAATGAGCACTAAGTACATTCCTGTTAAAGCGGTTTAA
- a CDS encoding CsgG/HfaB family protein, with amino-acid sequence MKKILSTMMLSLAMGAGLSGCMSTGPTMGGSSGNTVSGGAAGGSASGQNSALENCTETLGTLSIFEDTHEDWWGYYRRHYPNLGSTIPVLRTMIQQSNCFVLVERGKAMSSMTKERELMNSGELRTNSNFGKGQLVAADYTMQPSIQFSEKGTGGLGGLVGGIGGFLLGGAKSNEAATTLLLVDNRSGVQVSSSVGNAQNWDFKAFGLGFFGALVGAGGYSDTPEGKVITAAFADSYNHMVKSLRNYKAQQVEGGLGKGGKLTVGG; translated from the coding sequence ATGAAAAAAATTCTTAGTACAATGATGTTATCACTAGCAATGGGTGCTGGACTATCAGGTTGTATGAGTACAGGACCTACTATGGGTGGTTCATCAGGCAATACAGTATCTGGAGGTGCTGCTGGTGGCTCTGCATCGGGTCAAAACAGTGCGTTAGAAAACTGTACTGAAACGCTAGGTACATTATCAATATTTGAAGACACTCATGAAGATTGGTGGGGGTATTATCGACGTCATTATCCAAACCTTGGTAGTACCATTCCTGTTCTGCGCACGATGATTCAGCAATCAAACTGTTTTGTGCTAGTTGAACGCGGTAAAGCGATGAGTTCAATGACGAAAGAACGTGAATTAATGAACTCTGGTGAGCTTCGCACTAATAGCAACTTTGGTAAAGGTCAATTAGTTGCAGCTGATTATACCATGCAACCTTCTATTCAATTTAGCGAAAAAGGAACTGGTGGTTTAGGCGGCCTTGTTGGTGGCATAGGCGGTTTCTTGCTTGGTGGTGCGAAGAGCAATGAGGCAGCAACAACATTACTTTTAGTTGATAACCGCTCAGGCGTACAGGTTTCTTCATCAGTAGGTAATGCTCAAAACTGGGACTTCAAAGCATTTGGTCTTGGTTTCTTTGGAGCACTAGTAGGTGCTGGTGGCTACAGTGATACACCTGAAGGTAAGGTAATTACTGCTGCGTTTGCAGATTCATATAACCACATGGTTAAATCACTACGTAACTACAAAGCACAACAAGTAGAAGGTGGTTTAGGTAAAGGTGGTAAGCTTACTGTAGGCGGATAA
- a CDS encoding YacL family protein, giving the protein MEYEFIDDPITGQARAKFSLEHQLLGPWLETEIGHDIDKLSSVLAAVDAVSNGVEQELIVTGNEYSLTINRDDAIVNMNVMLNGEIVMPDNLTADALQFDFQDGVSCGVDDFRHLLLSWAKFTKVT; this is encoded by the coding sequence ATGGAATACGAGTTTATTGATGATCCTATTACGGGTCAGGCGAGAGCCAAGTTTTCATTAGAACATCAACTATTAGGGCCATGGCTTGAAACAGAAATTGGCCATGACATTGATAAACTATCTAGCGTGTTGGCTGCTGTAGATGCGGTATCAAATGGTGTGGAACAAGAGCTTATTGTAACCGGGAATGAGTATTCGTTGACGATTAACCGAGATGACGCCATTGTAAATATGAATGTTATGCTAAATGGTGAAATTGTTATGCCCGATAACCTGACTGCAGATGCCTTACAGTTTGATTTTCAAGACGGGGTGAGTTGTGGAGTTGACGATTTTCGTCACTTATTATTGTCTTGGGCAAAATTTACCAAAGTTACTTAA
- the lpdA gene encoding dihydrolipoyl dehydrogenase encodes MSNEIKTQVVVLGAGPGGYSAAFRAADLGLDVVLVESRETLGGVCLNVGCIPSKALLHVAKVIDDAAEMASHGVTFGKPEIDLDKIRSWKESVIGQLTNGLGGMSKARKVKTVTGFGKFTSDKTVEVEGADGKTTISFDNAIIACGSSVIDLPFIPNDDPRVIDSTGALELQDVPEEMLVLGGGIIGLEMGTVYSALGSNVSVVEFADQLVPAADKDIVQIYTKYNKKKFNIMLSTKVVAVEAKDDGLYVTFEGKNAPEGQVRYDKILVAVGRKPNGHLVGADKAGVNVDERGFINVSNELRTNVNHIFAIGDVVGQPMLAHKAVHEAHVAAEVIAGKKHVFDPRCIPSIAYTDPEMAWVGITEREAKEEGLNIEVANFPWAASGRAIASARTEGKTKMIFEKETGRVLGGAIVGINAGEMLGEICLAVEMGADAEDVGLTIHAHPTLNESIGLAAEIFEGSITDLPNPKAVKKKK; translated from the coding sequence ATGAGTAACGAAATTAAGACTCAAGTAGTCGTTTTAGGTGCAGGTCCTGGCGGTTATTCAGCGGCATTCCGTGCGGCTGATTTAGGCTTAGATGTAGTATTAGTTGAAAGCCGTGAGACATTAGGTGGCGTATGTTTAAATGTAGGTTGTATTCCTTCTAAAGCATTACTTCATGTCGCTAAAGTTATCGATGACGCAGCAGAAATGGCTTCGCACGGTGTTACTTTTGGTAAACCAGAAATTGATTTAGATAAAATTAGAAGTTGGAAAGAAAGTGTTATTGGTCAACTGACAAATGGTTTAGGTGGTATGTCTAAAGCACGTAAAGTTAAAACGGTAACTGGTTTCGGAAAGTTTACCTCTGACAAAACTGTTGAAGTAGAAGGTGCAGACGGTAAAACGACTATTTCATTTGATAATGCAATCATCGCGTGTGGTTCTTCAGTCATCGATTTACCTTTCATTCCAAATGACGATCCGCGTGTTATTGATTCTACAGGTGCTCTTGAACTTCAAGACGTTCCAGAAGAAATGCTTGTACTAGGTGGCGGTATTATCGGTTTAGAAATGGGAACGGTATACAGTGCACTTGGTTCTAATGTATCAGTGGTAGAATTTGCTGATCAATTAGTACCTGCAGCGGATAAAGATATTGTACAAATCTACACTAAGTACAATAAGAAGAAATTTAACATCATGCTTTCAACTAAAGTTGTTGCAGTAGAAGCTAAAGATGATGGTTTATATGTGACGTTTGAAGGCAAGAATGCACCAGAAGGTCAAGTTCGTTATGACAAGATCCTTGTGGCGGTTGGTCGTAAACCTAATGGTCATCTAGTAGGTGCTGACAAAGCAGGTGTTAACGTTGATGAGCGTGGTTTTATTAATGTATCAAATGAATTACGTACAAACGTTAATCACATCTTCGCTATTGGTGATGTAGTAGGTCAGCCAATGCTTGCGCATAAGGCTGTACATGAAGCGCATGTTGCAGCAGAAGTAATTGCAGGTAAGAAGCATGTGTTTGACCCACGTTGTATCCCGTCAATTGCATATACAGATCCAGAAATGGCGTGGGTTGGTATTACTGAACGTGAAGCAAAAGAAGAAGGTCTAAATATTGAAGTTGCTAACTTCCCTTGGGCTGCATCTGGTCGAGCTATTGCCTCAGCACGTACTGAAGGTAAAACTAAAATGATCTTTGAAAAAGAAACGGGTCGTGTACTTGGTGGTGCTATTGTTGGTATCAACGCAGGTGAAATGTTAGGTGAAATTTGCTTAGCAGTTGAAATGGGCGCGGATGCCGAAGATGTTGGTTTAACTATACATGCTCACCCAACGTTAAATGAATCAATTGGCCTTGCCGCAGAAATTTTCGAAGGCTCAATTACTGATTTACCTAACCCAAAAGCGGTTAAGAAAAAGAAATAA
- a CDS encoding alpha/beta hydrolase family protein, which yields MLFRALILLIVISSSVHAKNTLTYKEFGHLPMIELPSVSPSGKHVAAVFNSDNGPAVVLSDFGKNDITTLVQLKKSRDRIEDIYWVNDTRLLVIASYSEKIVNRYFRFSRIFSINTDGTELRELVVKSPKELAPWEKRAMGDIDLVSLLEDDPQHVLLQTFDVRDEANVVYKINVYTGDYEKLFANTYNVHSWVADENDNVVFGYGTEHAQSDVSTIWYRKDDKSEWQLLHKRKAFSGETFSPITVVNGKLYVMTDYQTGRQSLWLYDIATASYEKMLYGHDKYDLEGVLYNSKRSKVVGVYYYEHFRKNHYLEDENNQLSTLVKNTFKGFHTSIYTWSDDRKQMLVSAQKDNSPGKFFWLDLAKKAGGVWFSQYPYLENQPLANVLPINFKAEDGVDLTGYLTLPNTSSSKKPPLIVWPHGGPIGVRDYMYFDPYVQFFSNKGYAVLQVNYRGSGGFGSNFEASGHLEWGKKMQQDVYAGVDWVLSKDLVDSSKMCFAGYSYGGYAALTAAFQQPGKYDCIISIAGISDLYTLATTDYKWKGGIRAHIVNTIGDPTNEQVEAELKSLSAINNLDKIKAPILLLHGTHDTQVRTKQSSEFYEQAKSKGVDVKYVEYKWGTHYLDEQENRLDAFSQIESFLAEHLD from the coding sequence ATGCTATTTCGAGCACTTATACTTTTAATCGTTATTTCCTCTAGCGTTCACGCTAAAAATACACTGACCTACAAAGAATTCGGTCATTTACCGATGATCGAGCTACCTTCGGTATCACCAAGCGGCAAGCATGTAGCTGCCGTTTTTAATTCAGACAATGGCCCTGCAGTTGTTTTAAGTGATTTTGGTAAGAATGACATTACTACTTTAGTACAACTTAAAAAATCTCGAGATCGTATTGAAGATATTTATTGGGTGAACGATACAAGGTTATTAGTTATCGCGAGTTATTCAGAAAAAATTGTTAATCGATATTTTCGATTTTCGCGTATTTTTTCTATTAATACCGATGGCACTGAGTTAAGAGAGTTAGTGGTAAAATCCCCTAAAGAATTAGCGCCTTGGGAAAAACGAGCAATGGGTGATATTGATTTAGTCTCTTTATTAGAAGATGACCCTCAGCACGTTTTACTGCAAACGTTTGATGTTAGAGACGAAGCTAATGTTGTCTATAAAATAAATGTATATACCGGCGATTACGAAAAGCTGTTTGCCAATACCTACAATGTGCATAGTTGGGTGGCTGATGAAAATGATAATGTCGTATTTGGTTATGGTACGGAACATGCGCAATCGGATGTAAGCACGATTTGGTACCGTAAAGATGACAAAAGCGAGTGGCAATTGTTGCACAAGCGTAAAGCGTTTTCCGGTGAGACTTTCTCTCCAATAACGGTTGTTAACGGTAAGCTTTATGTAATGACGGATTATCAAACCGGTAGACAAAGCCTATGGTTATACGATATTGCAACAGCAAGCTACGAAAAAATGCTTTATGGTCACGATAAGTATGATCTAGAGGGCGTTTTATATAACAGCAAACGCAGTAAAGTTGTCGGTGTATATTATTATGAGCATTTTCGTAAAAATCATTATTTAGAAGATGAAAATAACCAACTTTCAACGTTAGTGAAAAATACCTTTAAAGGGTTTCATACCAGTATATATACTTGGAGTGATGATAGAAAACAGATGCTCGTTAGCGCACAAAAAGATAATAGCCCGGGAAAGTTTTTTTGGTTAGACCTTGCCAAAAAAGCGGGCGGTGTTTGGTTTAGTCAATATCCATATTTGGAAAACCAGCCGCTAGCTAACGTGTTACCGATCAACTTTAAAGCGGAAGATGGTGTTGATCTAACTGGTTATTTAACGTTACCCAACACGTCTAGTAGTAAAAAACCGCCACTTATTGTCTGGCCGCATGGTGGACCAATTGGGGTTAGGGATTACATGTATTTTGATCCTTACGTACAGTTTTTTAGTAATAAAGGCTACGCAGTGTTGCAGGTTAATTATCGTGGCTCTGGTGGATTTGGTTCGAATTTTGAAGCGTCTGGGCACCTTGAGTGGGGCAAGAAAATGCAGCAAGATGTTTATGCTGGCGTGGATTGGGTATTAAGCAAAGATTTAGTTGACTCATCGAAAATGTGTTTTGCTGGATACAGCTATGGTGGATATGCTGCGTTAACAGCAGCGTTTCAGCAGCCGGGTAAATACGATTGCATAATTAGTATCGCGGGTATTAGCGATCTATATACGCTTGCTACAACTGATTACAAGTGGAAAGGTGGTATTAGAGCGCATATTGTTAATACCATTGGCGACCCAACGAATGAGCAAGTAGAAGCTGAATTAAAATCACTTTCAGCGATCAATAATTTAGATAAAATTAAAGCGCCAATTTTACTTTTACATGGCACACATGATACGCAAGTTAGAACAAAGCAATCTTCAGAGTTCTATGAACAAGCAAAAAGTAAAGGTGTAGATGTAAAATATGTTGAATACAAATGGGGCACACATTACCTTGATGAGCAAGAAAATAGGCTTGATGCTTTTTCCCAGATAGAAAGCTTTTTAGCAGAACATTTAGACTAA
- a CDS encoding LysE family translocator → MELLALALFVISSSGTPGPNNVMLLTSGVNHGFRKSLPHVLGINIGFPVMVIGVGFGLVALFKQYPQLYILIKSIGILYLLFLAYKIATLSTQLSAQEKKRPFTFMQAALFQWFNPKAWVMAVSAVIAFSSVSNSASSDVFSIAAAFLIFGLPCSFFWLSVGLGMQSILNKPRMVTWFNRLMALVLVLSIIPMIESTLYT, encoded by the coding sequence ATGGAATTACTCGCACTTGCTCTTTTTGTTATATCGTCATCAGGTACGCCTGGCCCAAATAATGTGATGTTACTTACCTCAGGCGTAAATCACGGTTTTCGTAAAAGCTTACCTCATGTCTTGGGGATCAATATTGGCTTTCCTGTTATGGTTATTGGCGTTGGCTTTGGCTTAGTGGCGTTATTTAAGCAATATCCGCAGTTATATATCTTAATTAAAAGTATTGGTATTTTGTACTTACTGTTTTTAGCATATAAAATTGCCACACTTTCTACTCAACTTTCTGCACAAGAAAAGAAAAGACCTTTTACGTTCATGCAAGCGGCGTTATTTCAGTGGTTTAACCCGAAGGCTTGGGTTATGGCAGTAAGCGCTGTTATTGCTTTTTCTTCAGTATCTAACAGTGCTAGCTCAGACGTATTTTCAATTGCTGCCGCGTTTTTGATTTTTGGGTTGCCTTGCTCATTTTTCTGGTTAAGTGTAGGGCTAGGGATGCAGTCGATATTGAATAAACCGAGAATGGTAACTTGGTTTAATCGATTAATGGCATTAGTTTTAGTTTTGTCTATTATCCCAATGATAGAGTCGACATTATATACGTAA
- a CDS encoding VF530 family protein encodes MNHQSNNPLHGKTLEAILNELVEKIGWKAMGENVDIRCFNNDPSIKSSLKFLRRTPWARTKVEAMYLNVFHGFRWPDTNSHK; translated from the coding sequence ATGAATCATCAGTCGAACAATCCATTACACGGCAAAACGCTAGAAGCTATTTTAAATGAATTAGTCGAGAAAATAGGGTGGAAAGCGATGGGAGAAAACGTTGATATTCGTTGCTTTAACAATGACCCTTCAATTAAGTCTAGTTTAAAGTTTCTTCGTAGAACACCATGGGCGAGAACAAAAGTTGAAGCTATGTATTTAAATGTTTTTCATGGTTTTCGTTGGCCTGATACCAATTCGCATAAGTAA
- a CDS encoding efflux RND transporter periplasmic adaptor subunit, which translates to MSTEPKTPQRAPRTVRLRYVLLPIAIILAGLFFLILMAVLAPKPAKKPVEVKPPLVQVQALKKEDVIFNIHSQGNVLPRTQSNLVSEVSGQIIDVSSKFNVGGFFKKGEQILAIDDISYRVALIQARSRLDTAHASLLEEQARVEQAKEEWLLSGKSLDKAPVIALRTPQLKKAKAELAAAKANVEQAEYQLAKTKIIAPYDLLIDKKQADIGQYVSMGSMLANAFAVDYAEVRLPIKLQDALFLALPKVGETATEGAEVTLTTKIGEHSLIWKSSITRGEGVVNRQNRVQYVIAQVNDPYAIDTDTSHKVLRIGTFVEAEIKGKMQHDIITIPRSAINGANTVYLVSEDNKLHIQPINVLYSDVNNSYTQDDIDLSMRLITTKLSSPIEGMTLRIDEIEAAGGE; encoded by the coding sequence ATGTCTACTGAGCCTAAAACTCCGCAACGTGCGCCTCGTACGGTGCGATTACGTTATGTGTTATTACCTATTGCTATTATTCTAGCGGGTTTGTTTTTTCTGATCTTAATGGCCGTTCTGGCTCCTAAACCTGCGAAGAAACCCGTCGAAGTAAAACCACCACTCGTTCAGGTACAGGCCTTAAAAAAAGAAGATGTTATTTTCAATATTCACTCTCAAGGTAATGTTTTACCTCGCACGCAAAGTAATCTTGTTTCCGAAGTGAGTGGGCAAATTATTGATGTATCTAGTAAATTTAATGTTGGCGGTTTTTTTAAAAAAGGAGAGCAAATACTTGCTATTGATGACATTAGTTATCGAGTGGCGTTGATACAGGCGAGGTCTCGTTTAGATACAGCACATGCAAGCTTGCTAGAAGAGCAAGCTCGCGTTGAACAAGCTAAAGAAGAGTGGTTATTATCAGGTAAATCGCTAGATAAGGCGCCTGTTATTGCATTGAGAACACCACAGCTGAAAAAAGCGAAAGCTGAATTGGCAGCAGCGAAAGCGAATGTTGAGCAAGCGGAATATCAATTAGCGAAAACAAAAATTATTGCGCCATATGACTTGCTTATCGATAAAAAGCAGGCGGATATTGGCCAGTATGTGTCTATGGGCAGTATGTTAGCAAATGCTTTTGCTGTTGATTATGCGGAAGTTAGGTTGCCTATAAAGCTTCAAGATGCATTGTTTTTAGCGCTACCCAAAGTAGGTGAAACGGCAACAGAAGGTGCAGAAGTAACATTGACTACGAAGATTGGTGAGCACTCACTTATATGGAAAAGTTCGATTACTAGGGGAGAAGGGGTCGTTAATAGGCAAAATCGTGTGCAGTATGTTATTGCGCAGGTAAATGATCCTTATGCTATTGATACCGACACTTCACATAAAGTACTGCGCATTGGTACCTTTGTTGAAGCTGAAATTAAAGGTAAAATGCAACACGATATAATTACGATACCAAGATCAGCTATTAACGGCGCAAATACGGTTTATTTAGTGAGCGAAGACAATAAGCTGCATATTCAACCAATCAATGTACTGTATTCAGATGTCAATAATAGCTATACGCAAGACGATATTGATTTGTCGATGAGATTGATAACAACTAAATTGTCGTCGCCTATTGAAGGGATGACATTGCGTATTGATGAGATTGAAGCTGCGGGAGGCGAATAA